One stretch of Anguilla anguilla isolate fAngAng1 chromosome 5, fAngAng1.pri, whole genome shotgun sequence DNA includes these proteins:
- the rassf10b gene encoding ras association domain-containing protein 10 yields the protein METMESKISVWVCREEKLVSGLSRRTTCADVVKVLLDDQNLQQGVSAAMLSGPPESYCIVEKWRGFERILPNKTKILRLWSAWGVEQKNVRFVLVKNEASLPNNGPRSAEARVVLSKESPCGYKGMARATMAFSQEKQRRIVRKAFRKLDKINKKREESLFKDTSAVEKMETLVHLVISQDHTIRQQIHRFKELDREIERYEAKIHFDRMKRHGINYVQDTYLVDANPEPDASGDGDMQCSSETSAQFEEYVSKCNEIIKLEEELAEHQTLMDSITVEIQEELNQRWMKRRQDELSNKDTESIKEVATTRLPAVTTETDSAHMEAEISPEDELLLEEERVKTQLDTSLYIGLRLNTDLEAIRDDLDLSQELWNAKEKELRDLLEKVNSLDLEESMQPSPLEDDKEMNSVVTESEMFSSLETNSGWVEQARGLSKTCNTNDEDSDTGLSSMHSQDSDNAAVCESLV from the coding sequence ATGGAGACGATGGAATCCAAAATATCAGTCTGGGTCTGCCGAGAGGAGAAGCTAGTCTCTGGGCTTTCAAGACGCACTACCTGTGCCGACGTTGTCAAAGTGCTTTTGGATGATCAAAACTTACAGCAAGGTGTTTCTGCAGCCATGCTCTCCGGACCTCCTGAGTCTTACTGCATTGTAGAAAAATGGAGAGGTTTTGAGAGAATTTTGCCCAACAAAACCAAGATACTTCGTCTATGGAGCGCGTGGGGAGTGGAGCAGAAAAACGTGAGGTTTGTGCTGGTGAAGAACGAGGCGTCTTTACCTAACAACGGACCCCGCAGCGCAGAGGCGCGGGTTGTTCTCAGCAAGGAGAGCCCGTGCGGATACAAAGGAATGGCGAGAGCGACCATGGCTTTTTCACAAGAAAAACAGAGGCGGATTGTGCGAAAGGCTTTCAGAAAGTTggataaaattaataaaaagagagaagaaagttTGTTTAAGGATACATCCGCAGTggagaaaatggaaacattAGTGCACCTGGTCATATCGCAAGACCACACTATCCGCCAACAGATCCACCGATTTAAGGAGCTGGATAGGGAGATAGAAAGGTACGAAGCAAAAATTCACTTTGACAGAATGAAAAGGCACGGGATCAATTACGTGCAGGATACATATCTGGTTGACGCGAACCCGGAGCCTGACGCGAGTGGCGACGGGGACATGCAGTGTTCATCCGAAACTTCTGCCCAGTTCGAGGAATATGTCAGCAAATGCAATGAAATCATtaagctggaggaggagctggccgAACATCAGACACTTATGGACAGTATTACAGTGGAGATCCAAGAGGAGCTGAATCAACGGTGGATGAAACGACGGCAAGATGAACTTTCGAATAAAGACACAGAAAGCATCAAAGAGGTGGCTACCACAAGACTTCCAGCAGTAACCACCGAAACAGACTCTGCTCACATGGAAGCTGAAATTTCGCCTGAAGACGAGTTGCTCTTGGAGGAAGAGAGGGTCAAAACGCAGCTGGACACGAGTTTGTACATTGGACTTCGTCTGAACACGGATTTGGAGGCTATTCGAGACGATTTGGACTTGAGCCAGGAGCTGTGGAACGCGAAAGAGAAAGAGTTAAGGGATTTGCTTGAAAAAGTGAACTCTCTGGATTTAGAGGAAAGTATGCAACCGTCGCCGTTGGAGGACGACAAAGAAATGAATTCTGTGGTAACAGAGAGCGAAATGTTCAGTTCCTTAGAGACGAACAGCGGATGGGTCGAACAGGCCAGGGGGCTTTCAAAGACATGCAACACTAATGACGAGGACTCAGACACTGGGCTCAGTTCCATGCACAGTCAAGACTCGGACAACGCAGCAGTTTGCGAGTCGCTGGTTTAA